From a region of the Odoribacter splanchnicus DSM 20712 genome:
- a CDS encoding efflux RND transporter permease subunit: protein MKVEFFIDRPIFSAVLSILIVVVGCIGLYLLPVDQYPQITPPMVKISASYPGASAQTVSQAVATPIEQELNGTPGMLYMESSSSNSGGLSINVTFDISANPELSAVEIQNRVKLAESRLPAEVVQNGISVEKQSSNQLMTLTLTSDDPRFDEIYLSNFATINVLDILRRIPGVGRVSNIGSRYYGMCIWVMPDRMANFGLTVKDLQDALKDQNRESAAGELGKQPISGQDITIPITTQGRLSTVNEFEEIVVRANPDGSIVRLRDVARVSLEASSYSTESGMNGKNAAVLGIYTLPGANAVEVAGQVRETMKEISKNFPEGLDYEIPFDITSYISESIHEVYKTLFEALLLVVLVVFLSLQNWRASLVPLIAVPISLIGTFGVMLVLGFSLNLLTLLGLILSIGIVVDDAIVVVEAVGSYMEKEGLSPYEATKKAMRGLTGALIATSLVLAAVFIPVSFLGGITGLLYRQFAITIVVSVLISTVVALTLSPAMCALLLRPSAPSKNRIFGMINRWLATGNRKYVGIIGKAITNPRRILAGFGMVLVFIFVLNRVVPGSFMPEEDQGYFKVELELPEGATLERTRLVTDRAVEFLKAHPAVGYVQNVTGSSPRVGTNQARSELTVILKSWEKRKGNGMEIDQVMEDTRKELKQYPEARVYLSKPPVIPGLGTAGGFEMQVEARNGATFENLVEAVDTLMKYAAESKAFTGLSSSLQAEIPQLYFDVDRDKAKFLGIPMSDIFSTMKAYTGSVYVNDFNMFNRVYKVYIQAEAPYRAHKDNINMFFVKTAGGDMVPLTALGDAEYTTGPGNIRRFNMFTTAVVRGVAAPGYSSGEVMRKMENIARTHLPENIGVEWSGLSYQEKKAEGQLGLVLTLVFLFVFLFLAALYESWLVPVAVLLSLPVAALGAYLGILGFGLENDIYFQIGLVTLIGLAAKNAILIVEFAKMEVDKGVDVVVAAKNAAMLRFRPILMTSLAFVLGMLPLVMASGPGSASRHSIGTGVFFGMIAAITIGIVLVPFFFVMVYKFKEKIRVKTKSVK from the coding sequence ATGAAAGTTGAATTCTTTATAGACCGCCCTATCTTTTCGGCGGTATTATCCATATTGATTGTCGTGGTAGGATGTATCGGCCTCTATTTGTTGCCGGTGGATCAATACCCGCAGATTACACCTCCTATGGTGAAAATTTCGGCCTCCTATCCCGGAGCTAGTGCACAGACTGTCTCGCAGGCTGTGGCGACCCCCATCGAGCAGGAACTCAACGGGACGCCGGGAATGCTCTACATGGAATCCAGCAGTTCCAATTCCGGCGGTTTGTCGATCAATGTCACCTTCGACATTTCGGCCAATCCCGAATTATCTGCCGTAGAAATCCAGAACCGGGTGAAACTGGCCGAGTCGCGCTTGCCCGCCGAGGTGGTGCAGAACGGTATTTCCGTCGAAAAGCAATCTTCGAATCAGCTCATGACCCTGACCCTGACTTCCGACGATCCCCGTTTCGACGAAATCTACCTCAGTAATTTTGCGACGATCAATGTTCTGGATATCCTGAGGCGTATCCCCGGGGTAGGACGGGTTTCCAATATCGGAAGCCGTTATTATGGTATGTGTATCTGGGTGATGCCCGACCGGATGGCTAATTTCGGACTGACGGTAAAAGATTTGCAGGATGCCCTCAAAGACCAGAACCGTGAGTCGGCGGCCGGCGAATTGGGCAAGCAGCCTATTTCCGGGCAGGATATAACCATTCCGATCACTACCCAGGGGCGTTTGTCTACAGTCAATGAATTCGAAGAGATTGTGGTCAGAGCGAATCCAGACGGTTCTATCGTACGTTTGAGGGACGTTGCCCGGGTCTCTCTCGAGGCTTCTTCCTATTCCACCGAGAGTGGTATGAACGGTAAAAATGCCGCAGTACTCGGGATTTATACCCTTCCCGGTGCGAATGCCGTCGAAGTGGCCGGGCAGGTGCGCGAAACGATGAAAGAGATCAGTAAGAATTTTCCCGAAGGGCTCGATTACGAAATCCCTTTCGATATCACCAGCTACATTTCCGAGTCTATCCACGAAGTGTATAAAACCTTGTTCGAAGCGCTGTTGCTGGTGGTGTTGGTGGTGTTTCTTTCGCTCCAGAACTGGCGCGCTTCTCTGGTGCCCCTGATTGCTGTGCCGATATCGTTGATCGGAACTTTCGGGGTGATGTTGGTTTTGGGCTTTTCGCTCAATTTACTTACTCTGTTGGGATTGATTTTGTCGATAGGTATCGTGGTCGACGATGCCATTGTAGTTGTCGAAGCGGTCGGGAGTTATATGGAAAAAGAAGGTTTGAGCCCCTACGAGGCTACGAAGAAAGCTATGCGGGGATTGACCGGGGCGTTGATCGCCACCTCTCTCGTGCTGGCTGCGGTATTTATTCCGGTTAGTTTTCTGGGGGGGATTACCGGTTTGCTTTACCGGCAGTTTGCCATTACCATTGTCGTTTCGGTGTTGATATCGACTGTGGTCGCTTTGACGCTGAGCCCGGCGATGTGTGCGCTCTTGCTGCGTCCTTCCGCACCCTCTAAAAACCGTATTTTCGGAATGATCAACCGTTGGCTGGCTACCGGAAACCGGAAATATGTAGGGATAATCGGTAAAGCGATCACCAATCCCCGCCGTATCCTGGCCGGTTTCGGGATGGTACTTGTTTTCATCTTTGTATTGAACCGGGTGGTTCCGGGTAGTTTTATGCCTGAAGAAGATCAGGGCTATTTCAAGGTTGAACTGGAATTACCCGAAGGGGCTACACTCGAGCGTACACGCCTGGTGACGGATCGGGCGGTAGAATTTCTGAAAGCTCATCCTGCAGTCGGTTATGTACAGAATGTGACCGGTTCCAGTCCCCGGGTAGGAACCAACCAGGCCCGCTCCGAACTGACGGTGATTCTGAAATCGTGGGAAAAGCGTAAAGGAAACGGTATGGAGATCGATCAGGTGATGGAAGATACCCGCAAAGAGTTGAAGCAATATCCCGAGGCCCGGGTTTATTTGTCGAAACCGCCTGTTATTCCAGGCTTAGGTACTGCCGGTGGATTCGAGATGCAGGTCGAAGCCCGGAATGGAGCTACTTTCGAAAATCTGGTCGAAGCGGTCGATACCCTGATGAAGTATGCTGCCGAGAGTAAAGCTTTCACCGGTCTGTCGTCTTCGTTACAGGCCGAAATTCCTCAGCTGTATTTTGATGTCGACCGGGACAAAGCCAAATTCCTGGGTATCCCGATGTCCGATATTTTTTCGACGATGAAAGCCTACACCGGATCGGTTTATGTGAACGATTTCAATATGTTTAACCGGGTTTATAAGGTATATATTCAGGCCGAAGCTCCTTACCGGGCACATAAAGACAATATCAATATGTTCTTTGTAAAGACGGCGGGAGGGGATATGGTGCCTCTGACTGCTTTGGGTGATGCCGAATATACGACAGGTCCGGGAAATATCCGGCGCTTCAATATGTTCACGACGGCAGTTGTCCGGGGGGTGGCAGCTCCGGGATATAGTTCGGGTGAGGTGATGCGTAAGATGGAAAACATTGCCAGGACTCATTTACCCGAGAATATCGGTGTCGAATGGAGCGGTTTGTCTTATCAGGAGAAAAAAGCCGAGGGACAGCTGGGGCTGGTATTGACTCTGGTATTCCTGTTCGTCTTCCTCTTTCTGGCTGCTTTATACGAAAGTTGGCTGGTGCCGGTGGCTGTCTTGCTGTCGTTGCCCGTTGCTGCTTTGGGGGCTTATCTGGGCATTCTGGGATTTGGGCTCGAGAACGATATCTATTTCCAGATCGGTTTGGTGACTTTGATCGGTCTGGCTGCTAAAAATGCGATTTTGATTGTGGAGTTTGCCAAGATGGAAGTCGACAAAGGGGTCGATGTGGTTGTCGCTGCCAAAAATGCGGCCATGTTGCGTTTCCGTCCGATCCTGATGACTTCGCTGGCCTTTGTGTTGGGTATGTTGCCTCTGGTCATGGCATCCGGACCGGGATCGGCCAGCCGCCATTCGATCGGGACCGGTGTGTTCTTCGGTATGATTGCAGCCATTACCATCGGAATAGTATTGGTACCTTTCTTCTTTGTAATGGTCTATAAATTCAAAGAAAAGATTAGAGTAAAAACGAAAAGCGTAAAATGA
- a CDS encoding efflux RND transporter periplasmic adaptor subunit, translating into MRVNNWLSGFACVLLLGVVGCKKDKIREGIPVVVEKVGVDDVEIFGDYVGRIRARQFVEVHARVEGYLEKMLFEEGKRVERNQPLFIINPDLYKARADKAAAQLKKDEAQELKTGRDVERLRPLYEQNAASQLDLDNAIAAYESAKANVAMSKADLAQAEMELGYTTVRSPISGYISERHADIGTLVGPGSKSLLATVVASDTVLVDFSLTALDYLRSQQRNVRLGEQDATRSWQPSITVTLADNSVYPEKGLVDFAEPQVDPKTGTFGVRAELANPGRKLLPGQFTKVKLLLDVRENAVVVPARAIIIEKGGAHVYVMRRDSTAEKRFIETGPEVGNFVVVERGLGPDEMVVTEGQHKLSPGDLLAPRTVAKKEENTDEINEVR; encoded by the coding sequence ATGAGGGTTAATAATTGGCTGAGTGGTTTTGCCTGTGTGCTCCTGTTGGGAGTGGTGGGTTGTAAAAAAGATAAGATACGTGAAGGAATTCCCGTAGTAGTTGAGAAAGTGGGGGTCGATGATGTAGAGATATTCGGTGATTATGTAGGGCGGATCAGGGCCCGGCAATTTGTGGAAGTACATGCCCGGGTAGAAGGCTATCTGGAAAAGATGCTTTTTGAGGAAGGGAAACGGGTAGAGCGTAATCAGCCCTTGTTTATTATCAATCCCGATTTATATAAAGCGCGGGCCGATAAAGCTGCGGCTCAACTGAAAAAAGACGAAGCCCAGGAGTTGAAAACCGGACGCGATGTAGAGCGTTTGCGTCCTTTATACGAACAGAATGCAGCCAGCCAGTTGGACCTGGATAATGCCATTGCCGCTTACGAAAGTGCTAAAGCGAACGTAGCCATGAGTAAAGCCGATCTGGCACAGGCAGAGATGGAGCTGGGATATACGACGGTACGTTCGCCCATTTCGGGATACATCAGCGAACGGCATGCCGATATCGGTACCTTGGTGGGCCCCGGCTCCAAGTCGCTATTGGCGACCGTCGTGGCCAGCGATACCGTGTTGGTCGATTTTAGCCTCACCGCCCTCGATTATCTCCGCAGCCAGCAGCGTAATGTCAGATTAGGCGAGCAGGACGCTACCCGTTCCTGGCAGCCCTCGATTACGGTCACCCTGGCCGATAATTCTGTTTATCCGGAGAAGGGCCTGGTCGACTTTGCCGAGCCTCAGGTCGATCCCAAGACAGGTACTTTCGGGGTGAGAGCCGAACTGGCCAATCCCGGGCGGAAACTGCTGCCCGGACAGTTTACCAAAGTCAAATTGCTGCTCGATGTGCGCGAAAACGCCGTAGTGGTACCTGCCCGCGCAATTATTATCGAGAAGGGAGGTGCTCATGTTTATGTTATGCGCAGGGATAGTACTGCCGAGAAACGGTTTATCGAAACCGGACCCGAAGTCGGTAATTTTGTGGTGGTAGAGAGGGGATTGGGACCTGATGAAATGGTCGTGACCGAGGGACAACACAAACTTTCTCCCGGTGATCTTTTGGCTCCCCGCACGGTGGCTAAAAAAGAAGAAAATACAGACGAAATAAACGAAGTAAGATGA
- a CDS encoding efflux transporter outer membrane subunit, producing the protein MRRILFLLFLSLILGGRSKAQQDPVLDLQQTMPSEDSWWQFFGDSTLIRLIDKSVANNYNLQNAVKNIQLAKSRWRSQQGHFFPSFSASAQYTPEKSSLGIDHADNYYHIGQAGIEMNWEIDVFGNIRKGAKAQKEYYLASQEDYRGTMVSLASEVAMAYIRLRTYQQQLEVARNNLESQEEILRINEAKLAAGLTSNLTVAQSKGLWLQTKATLPGLEASVYSEVNTLAVLTGEYSDSLRQALLQVHPLPQGNPILMQGIPAELIRRRPDVRSAERTMDALAAAAGATRADWWPKFYLTGAFGYGNEYYKQFFKKENMTWQISPSIKWTIFSGRQIAQANRQAQIQLDEGINTYNQTLLTALQEVDDALSSYNKSLQQLDADRLALQEIKLTLEYAMDLYKKGLTNYQNVLDSQRNVLNYENVYVNSQSATLLYMIQVYKALGGGVEK; encoded by the coding sequence ATGAGACGAATCTTATTTCTGTTATTTTTAAGCCTGATCTTAGGGGGCCGGTCAAAAGCCCAGCAAGACCCGGTACTCGATCTGCAACAAACGATGCCTTCAGAAGACAGTTGGTGGCAATTTTTCGGAGATTCGACACTTATCCGTCTGATCGACAAATCTGTAGCCAATAATTATAATCTGCAGAATGCAGTAAAAAATATCCAATTGGCGAAATCGCGCTGGCGGTCACAACAGGGCCATTTTTTCCCGAGTTTCAGCGCTTCGGCCCAATATACACCGGAAAAAAGCAGTCTGGGCATCGACCATGCCGATAATTACTACCACATCGGGCAGGCCGGTATAGAAATGAATTGGGAAATCGATGTGTTCGGCAATATCCGGAAAGGAGCCAAAGCCCAAAAAGAATATTACCTGGCTTCACAGGAGGATTACCGGGGTACAATGGTCTCGCTCGCCTCAGAAGTGGCGATGGCTTATATCCGTCTGCGCACTTACCAGCAACAACTGGAAGTTGCCCGTAATAACCTGGAATCCCAGGAGGAGATTCTCCGGATCAATGAAGCCAAACTGGCGGCCGGACTGACTTCCAACCTAACGGTGGCGCAATCGAAAGGCCTGTGGCTACAAACGAAGGCAACCCTTCCCGGACTGGAAGCCTCGGTCTACTCGGAAGTGAATACACTGGCTGTCCTGACCGGAGAGTATTCGGATTCTTTACGGCAAGCTTTACTGCAAGTGCACCCTCTCCCCCAAGGCAACCCGATCCTTATGCAAGGAATCCCGGCCGAACTGATCCGGCGGCGCCCGGATGTCCGCTCGGCCGAACGGACGATGGATGCACTGGCAGCTGCAGCAGGCGCAACACGGGCAGACTGGTGGCCGAAATTCTACCTAACGGGTGCTTTCGGGTATGGTAACGAATATTACAAACAATTTTTCAAGAAGGAGAACATGACGTGGCAAATCAGCCCGAGCATCAAATGGACGATTTTCAGCGGGCGCCAGATCGCCCAGGCTAACCGGCAGGCCCAAATCCAACTGGACGAAGGGATCAATACGTATAACCAAACTCTGCTCACAGCTTTGCAAGAGGTAGACGATGCCTTATCGTCATATAATAAATCACTCCAACAACTGGATGCAGACCGGCTTGCTCTGCAGGAAATTAAACTGACACTGGAATATGCAATGGACCTGTATAAGAAAGGACTGACCAATTACCAGAATGTACTGGACTCACAACGCAATGTATTGAACTACGAAAATGTGTATGTGAATTCGCAGAGTGCAACCCTGCTCTATATGATACAGGTGTATAAGGCACTGGGGGGAGGAGTGGAAAAATAA
- a CDS encoding efflux RND transporter periplasmic adaptor subunit, which produces MKKMIVLMIGLGVILGGCRKKEKQEAASGQAAPEILVNRPAQHDVVYTYQYPAYLEAVQTVNLVARVSGFLEKMNYIPGVPVKAGQLLFVIEPQPYQDQLKAAQAEMKSTEARLAYARAQYEKMKEAMPSRAISEIDFIQAESDYHSAIANLQNARAQLNTAQTNLNYCYIKAPFDGRVSRNLVDLQNFVGGAVQPVTLATMYKDKYMYAYFNMAYAEFEQIPPVTNPLVSKDSALALTVINAADTSRYWKGELDYTSPNVDLQTGTVTVRAILENPKEELLSGMYVKIRLPYKVVKDALLIPEASIGTGQAGRYVYLVDENNRVVQQTVKVGVLSNDGMREIVSGVTPDDRYVVEALMNVRPGMTVKPVREKTKR; this is translated from the coding sequence ATGAAAAAGATGATCGTTCTGATGATTGGTTTGGGAGTGATATTGGGAGGTTGCAGGAAGAAAGAGAAACAGGAAGCCGCAAGCGGACAAGCGGCCCCGGAGATTTTAGTGAACAGACCTGCCCAACACGATGTCGTGTATACGTATCAGTATCCGGCTTATCTGGAAGCCGTGCAAACGGTGAATCTGGTGGCCCGGGTATCGGGATTCCTGGAAAAGATGAATTATATCCCGGGAGTGCCGGTAAAAGCAGGCCAGTTGTTGTTTGTCATCGAACCTCAACCCTATCAGGATCAGTTGAAAGCGGCACAGGCCGAAATGAAGAGTACAGAGGCACGTCTGGCTTACGCCAGGGCACAATACGAGAAGATGAAAGAAGCGATGCCTAGCCGGGCTATCAGTGAGATCGACTTCATCCAGGCCGAATCGGATTACCATTCGGCGATAGCGAATCTTCAGAATGCCCGGGCACAATTGAATACTGCTCAGACCAATCTGAATTATTGTTACATCAAAGCTCCTTTCGACGGACGGGTATCCCGGAACCTGGTGGACCTTCAGAACTTTGTCGGAGGAGCGGTACAACCGGTCACCCTGGCTACGATGTATAAAGATAAGTATATGTATGCTTATTTCAATATGGCTTATGCCGAGTTCGAACAAATTCCTCCGGTGACCAATCCGCTGGTATCGAAAGATTCGGCCCTGGCGCTGACGGTCATCAATGCTGCGGACACCAGCCGTTATTGGAAAGGCGAGCTCGACTATACTTCGCCGAACGTCGATCTGCAAACCGGGACGGTGACCGTACGGGCCATTCTCGAAAATCCGAAAGAAGAATTATTAAGCGGGATGTATGTTAAAATCCGGCTTCCCTATAAAGTGGTAAAAGATGCTTTACTGATACCGGAGGCTTCGATCGGCACGGGACAGGCAGGCCGCTATGTCTATCTGGTGGATGAGAACAACCGGGTGGTGCAGCAAACCGTCAAAGTCGGGGTATTGAGTAACGACGGCATGCGGGAGATCGTCAGCGGTGTCACTCCGGACGACCGTTATGTCGTGGAAGCCCTGATGAATGTGCGTCCGGGCATGACCGTGAAACCAGTGAGAGAAAAAACAAAACGTTAA
- a CDS encoding efflux RND transporter permease subunit yields the protein MFSTFFINRPIFATVLSILIVIAGLVSLRGLPVEQYPTITPPTVVVRASYPGANASTIADMVGTPIEQQVNGVEGMLYMSSTSSSTGSYQLTITFEVGTDLDMATVLVENRVNMALSTLPQEVTQIGVTTTKESTNVVMFLSLTSDSPQYDALFLSNYAALNITNELGRVKGVGNVGLFGMGKYSMRIWLDPDQLTIRGITPADIVSAIQGQNIQVTAGSVGSEPLVRKEAYQYTLETKGLLIDEEEFGNIIVKALPDGKYLRIRDLATIELGRESYSSTATLKGGAVAAIAVYQLPGANALDVAQRVKKEMDKLASYFPEGVQYSVTLDTTEFINASISGIYETLITAFILVLLVILIFLQNWRAMLIPLITIPVSLVGTFTFMAMLGFSINTLTLFGLVLAIGLVVDDAIIIVENSYRLIETGRYPTVKEAVIQAMKEVSGAVVGIVLVLLAVFIPTAFIGGITGQLYKQFALTIAISTVISGFNALTLSPALCALFLKPKQPAKFFLFKAFNRFFEKTNHGYTWVITHFMRKSLMTFIVFLILSVLAFWGFIKWPRTFIPEEDQGYFIAFMQLTDGASSSQTATALQKASAVLNQMEGIETYITINGFSMMSNANASNAATLFVMLKNWDQRKSPQLSAQSLVNQFNGMAYEAIPEARTFAVLPPAIPGLGESSGFEVMLEDINSYGPQELQRMTDELMLAGNETPGLSTVQSMFSASVPQYYLNIDRNKVELMQIPLSEVFNTIGTYLGSTYVNNFVKFGRTYQVKVEGAPDSRALVTDLRLLNVRNSKGDMIPLSAFTTIETRIGAESLTKYNTYVSALISGAAADGYSSGEALNIMAKLIREKVGRSFGYEWTSMAYQEENASSSTSIIFILAIVVAFLILAAQYESWTDPFAVIMGLPIALLGVVIGVMVMNLPISVYTQIGVVLLIALAAKNAILIVEFARDYRAAGKSTEESAIEGGRVRLRPILMTSFAFILGTFPLVISTGAGASSRISLGIAVFAGMLMTSLVGTLFIPNFYLMMESLHERFTRKKKKDKDTEENLPAVYEEQLPMKRE from the coding sequence ATGTTCAGTACATTTTTCATTAACCGCCCTATATTCGCTACGGTCCTGTCTATCCTTATCGTGATCGCAGGACTGGTATCTTTACGTGGTCTGCCGGTAGAACAATATCCGACGATCACTCCTCCGACAGTCGTTGTCCGGGCCTCCTACCCCGGAGCCAATGCCAGTACAATCGCCGACATGGTAGGTACCCCGATCGAGCAACAAGTGAACGGCGTAGAGGGTATGCTTTATATGTCGTCGACTTCGTCGAGCACAGGCAGCTACCAGCTGACCATCACTTTCGAAGTGGGAACCGACCTGGATATGGCCACCGTGCTCGTAGAAAACCGGGTGAACATGGCCCTGAGCACTTTACCGCAGGAGGTGACCCAGATCGGGGTCACTACGACCAAGGAATCGACCAACGTCGTGATGTTTCTGTCACTGACCTCGGATAGTCCGCAATACGACGCTCTTTTTCTCTCTAATTATGCGGCCCTGAATATCACCAACGAATTGGGCCGGGTAAAAGGAGTAGGTAATGTGGGCTTGTTCGGCATGGGCAAATACAGTATGCGTATCTGGCTGGATCCGGATCAGCTGACTATCCGGGGCATCACTCCGGCGGATATCGTATCGGCCATTCAGGGCCAGAATATCCAGGTTACAGCGGGCAGCGTGGGATCGGAACCCTTAGTCCGCAAAGAAGCCTACCAATACACCCTCGAAACCAAAGGATTACTGATCGATGAAGAAGAATTCGGCAATATCATCGTCAAGGCCCTTCCCGACGGCAAATACCTTCGCATCCGTGACCTGGCCACTATAGAGCTCGGACGTGAAAGCTACAGCTCCACCGCCACCCTGAAAGGCGGAGCCGTCGCAGCTATCGCCGTCTATCAGCTTCCGGGAGCCAACGCCCTGGACGTGGCACAACGGGTGAAAAAAGAGATGGACAAACTGGCCTCCTATTTCCCCGAAGGGGTGCAATACAGCGTGACCCTCGATACGACGGAATTTATCAATGCCTCGATTTCAGGAATATACGAAACCCTGATCACCGCCTTTATCCTGGTTTTACTGGTTATTCTGATCTTCCTCCAAAACTGGCGGGCGATGCTGATTCCGCTGATCACGATTCCCGTCTCGCTGGTCGGGACTTTCACCTTCATGGCGATGCTGGGATTTTCCATCAATACGCTGACTCTCTTCGGACTGGTACTGGCTATCGGGCTGGTAGTAGACGACGCCATTATCATCGTAGAAAACAGTTACCGGCTGATCGAAACCGGCCGGTATCCCACCGTAAAAGAGGCGGTGATCCAGGCCATGAAGGAAGTGTCGGGAGCTGTTGTGGGTATTGTGCTCGTACTGTTGGCCGTATTTATTCCCACGGCCTTTATCGGCGGCATCACCGGCCAGTTGTACAAACAATTCGCCCTGACGATCGCCATCTCGACGGTAATCAGCGGGTTCAACGCCCTCACCCTGAGCCCCGCACTTTGTGCCCTGTTTCTGAAACCCAAACAGCCGGCCAAATTCTTTCTCTTCAAAGCTTTCAACCGGTTTTTTGAAAAGACAAACCATGGTTATACCTGGGTGATCACTCACTTCATGCGTAAATCGCTGATGACTTTTATCGTCTTTTTGATCCTTTCGGTGCTGGCTTTCTGGGGATTTATCAAATGGCCGCGTACTTTTATCCCGGAAGAAGACCAGGGGTATTTCATCGCTTTCATGCAACTGACCGACGGTGCTTCGTCGAGCCAGACGGCTACAGCCCTGCAAAAAGCGTCGGCCGTACTGAACCAAATGGAAGGCATCGAAACCTATATCACGATCAACGGCTTTTCAATGATGAGTAATGCAAACGCTTCGAATGCCGCCACGCTGTTCGTGATGCTCAAAAACTGGGACCAACGGAAATCTCCGCAGTTAAGCGCCCAAAGCCTGGTGAACCAATTCAACGGTATGGCCTATGAAGCGATACCGGAAGCCAGAACCTTCGCCGTCTTACCGCCGGCCATCCCGGGATTGGGCGAAAGCAGCGGGTTTGAAGTCATGCTGGAGGATATCAACAGCTACGGCCCGCAAGAACTGCAACGCATGACAGACGAACTGATGCTCGCCGGCAACGAGACCCCGGGTCTCTCTACCGTCCAGTCGATGTTCAGCGCCAGTGTACCCCAGTATTACCTGAATATCGACCGGAACAAAGTAGAGCTGATGCAGATTCCGCTAAGCGAGGTGTTCAATACGATCGGCACATACCTCGGTTCCACCTATGTCAACAATTTTGTGAAATTCGGCCGCACTTACCAGGTGAAGGTCGAAGGTGCCCCCGACAGCCGGGCTCTGGTAACCGACCTACGCCTATTGAATGTCCGCAACTCCAAGGGCGACATGATTCCCCTTTCGGCCTTTACTACTATCGAGACGCGGATCGGCGCAGAGAGCCTGACGAAATACAACACTTACGTATCCGCCCTGATCTCGGGTGCCGCAGCAGACGGTTATAGCTCGGGAGAGGCGCTGAATATTATGGCCAAACTGATCCGGGAGAAAGTGGGACGCTCCTTCGGTTATGAATGGACTTCTATGGCATATCAGGAAGAAAATGCGAGTTCGTCCACCTCCATCATCTTTATACTGGCCATCGTGGTGGCTTTCCTGATCCTGGCAGCCCAATACGAGAGCTGGACGGATCCTTTTGCAGTGATCATGGGTTTGCCTATCGCCCTGCTGGGAGTAGTGATCGGAGTGATGGTCATGAATCTTCCGATCAGCGTTTACACCCAAATCGGAGTAGTGCTTCTGATTGCCCTGGCGGCGAAAAATGCCATCCTGATCGTAGAATTCGCCCGGGATTACCGGGCTGCAGGCAAGTCGACCGAAGAATCGGCGATCGAAGGCGGACGCGTACGTCTCCGCCCGATCCTGATGACCTCTTTTGCTTTCATCCTCGGCACTTTCCCGCTGGTGATTTCGACCGGAGCCGGAGCTTCGAGCCGGATCTCGCTCGGTATCGCCGTTTTTGCCGGTATGTTGATGACCTCCCTCGTAGGCACCTTGTTTATTCCCAATTTCTACCTGATGATGGAGAGCTTGCACGAACGGTTTACCCGCAAAAAGAAAAAAGACAAAGACACGGAAGAGAACCTTCCCGCCGTATACGAGGAACAACTCCCGATGAAGCGGGAGTGA